In Cynocephalus volans isolate mCynVol1 chromosome 3, mCynVol1.pri, whole genome shotgun sequence, one DNA window encodes the following:
- the TPM1 gene encoding tropomyosin alpha-1 chain isoform X11 — MAGSSSLEAVRRKIRSLQEQADAAEERAGSLQHELDHERKLRETAEADVASLNRRIQLVEEELDRAQERLATALQKLEEAEKAADESERGMKVIESRAQKDEEKMEIQEIQLKEAKHIAEDADRKYEEVARKLVIIESDLERAEERAELSEGKCAELEEELKTVTNNLKSLEAQAEKYSQKEDKYEEEIKVLSDKLKEAETRAEFAERSVTKLEKSIDDLEDKFLCFTSPKTPSSSWMSHLSDICICLFSS; from the exons ATGGCTGGGAGCAGCTCTTTGGAGGCGGTGCGGAGGAAGATCCGCAGCCTGCAGGAGCAGGCGGACGCCGCGgaggagcgcgcgggcagcctgCAGCACGAGCTGGACCACGAGAGGAAGCTGAGGGAGACT GCTGAAGCCGATGTAGCTTCTCTGAATAGACGCATCCAGCTGGTTGAGGAAGAGTTGGATCGTGCCCAGGAGCGTCTGGCAACAGCTTtgcagaagctggaggaggccgAGAAAGCAGCAGATGAGAGTGAGAG AGGCATGAAAGTCATTGAAAGTCGAGCccaaaaggatgaagaaaaaatggaaattcagGAGATCCAACTGAAAGAGGCCAAGCACATTGCTGAAGATGCCGACCGCAAGTATGAAGAG GTGGCCCGTAAGCTGGTCATCATTGAGAGTGACCTGGAACGTGCAGAGGAGCGGGCTGAACTCTCAGAAGG CAAATGTGCCGAGCTTGAAGAAGAATTGAAAACTGTGACGAACAACTTGAAGTCATTGGAGGCTCAGGCTGAGAAG TACTCGCAGAAGGAAGACAAATATGAGGAGGAGATCAAGGTCCTTTCTGACAAGCTGAAGGAG GCTGAGACTCGAGCTGAGTTTGCAGAGAGGTCAGTAACTAAATTGGAGAAAAGCATTGATGACTTAGAAG ATAAATTTCTTTGCTTCACCTCTCCCAAGACTCCTTCATCGAGTTGGATGTCCCATCTCTCTGATATCTGCATTTGTCTGTTCTCCAGCTGA
- the TPM1 gene encoding tropomyosin alpha-1 chain isoform X4: MAGSSSLEAVRRKIRSLQEQADAAEERAGSLQHELDHERKLRETAEADVASLNRRIQLVEEELDRAQERLATALQKLEEAEKAADESERGMKVIESRAQKDEEKMEIQEIQLKEAKHIAEDADRKYEEVARKLVIIESDLERAEERAELSEGKCAELEEELKTVTNNLKSLEAQAEKYSQKEDKYEEEIKVLSDKLKEAETRAEFAERSVTKLEKSIDDLEDELYAQKLKYKAISEELDHALNDMTSM; this comes from the exons ATGGCTGGGAGCAGCTCTTTGGAGGCGGTGCGGAGGAAGATCCGCAGCCTGCAGGAGCAGGCGGACGCCGCGgaggagcgcgcgggcagcctgCAGCACGAGCTGGACCACGAGAGGAAGCTGAGGGAGACT GCTGAAGCCGATGTAGCTTCTCTGAATAGACGCATCCAGCTGGTTGAGGAAGAGTTGGATCGTGCCCAGGAGCGTCTGGCAACAGCTTtgcagaagctggaggaggccgAGAAAGCAGCAGATGAGAGTGAGAG AGGCATGAAAGTCATTGAAAGTCGAGCccaaaaggatgaagaaaaaatggaaattcagGAGATCCAACTGAAAGAGGCCAAGCACATTGCTGAAGATGCCGACCGCAAGTATGAAGAG GTGGCCCGTAAGCTGGTCATCATTGAGAGTGACCTGGAACGTGCAGAGGAGCGGGCTGAACTCTCAGAAGG CAAATGTGCCGAGCTTGAAGAAGAATTGAAAACTGTGACGAACAACTTGAAGTCATTGGAGGCTCAGGCTGAGAAG TACTCGCAGAAGGAAGACAAATATGAGGAGGAGATCAAGGTCCTTTCTGACAAGCTGAAGGAG GCTGAGACTCGAGCTGAGTTTGCAGAGAGGTCAGTAACTAAATTGGAGAAAAGCATTGATGACTTAGAAG ACGAGCTGTACGCTCAGAAACTGAAGTACAAAGCCATCAGCGAGGAGCTGGACCACGCTCTCAACGATATGACTTCCATGTAA